A DNA window from Trypanosoma brucei brucei TREU927 chromosome 10, whole genome shotgun sequence contains the following coding sequences:
- a CDS encoding protein kinase, putative (curated by M. Parsons, P. Ward, J. Mottram), producing MNRYTILGQLGDGSFGVVSKAQNTSTGEVVAVKKMKQRFSNWEECLQLREVQFLRKVHHPNIVKLREVVRENNELFLIFEYMEMNLFGIQRMRSEQMGGVQSIFNDREIRSIMCQTLLAVQAMHKNGFMHRDLKPENLLTKGDVVKVADFGLAKEIRSRPPFTEYVSTRWYRAPEIILRSTHYNSPVDIWACGVIFAELYLNRPLFPGSSGNDQLFKICSILGAPTTAEWDEGYQLLRRLNMRFPTVAPTPLRQLLAGAPPNAIDLMEQMLKFNPSDRLTATQCLRHPYFTGTGSAAEAGGTATAMYAGIATGQPHNPFHAAGAARRLSVSTTSFGGCEGASSAATLGRDRASSSTTLFFGGGPPGSDSAGSQLPPKPGLDDEAFNF from the coding sequence ATGAATCGGTATACGATATTGGGTCAGCTAGGTGACGGTTCGTTCGGTGTCGTGAGTAAGGCCCAAAACACCAGCACAGGAGAAGTTGTTGCCGTTAAAAAGATGAAGCAACGTTTCTCTAACTGGGAGGAGTGTTTACAACTACGTGAGGTTCAGTTTCTTAGGAAGGTGCACCATCCTAACATCGTAAAGCTAAGGGAGGTTGTTCGCGAGAACAACGAACTCTTTCTTATATTTGAGTATATGGAAATGAACCTCTTTGGGATTCAACGGATGCGGTCCGAACAAATGGGAGGTGTTCAAAGCATTTTCAATGACCGGGAAATTCGAAGCATTATGTGCCAGACTCTTTTAGCGGTACAGGCCATGCACAAGAACGGTTTCATGCATCGCGATCTGAAACCTGAAAATTTGCTGACGAAGGGGGATGTTGTGAAGGTGGCCGACTTTGGATTAGCTAAGGAAATTCGTTCTCGGCCACCGTTCACGGAATATGTGTCGACTCGGTGGTACAGGGCACCGGAAATAATCCTCCGTTCCACTCACTACAATTCCCCTGTAGATATATGGGCTTGCGGTGTCATATTTGCTGAGCTTTATCTGAACCGACCCCTCTTTCCGGGGTCGTCAGGTAATGACCAACTGTTCAAGATCTGTTCAATTCTTGGGGCTCCAACTACCGCAGAGTGGGATGAAGGTTACCAGCTCTTGCGTCGCCTAAATATGCGCTTTCCAACGGTGGCTCCAACGCCACTACGACAGTTATTGGCTGGTGCTCCACCAAACGCCATCGATTTAATGGAACAGATGTTGAAGTTTAACCCGAGTGACCGTCTAACAGCTACGCAGTGTCTTCGGCATCCTTACTTCACTGGCACAGGAAGTGCGGCGGAGGCTGGGGGTACAGCGACGGCAATGTATGCGGGTATCGCCACCGGCCAGCCTCACAACCCATTTCATGCTGCCGGTGCTGCACGCAGGTTAAGTGTCAGTACGACAAGCTTTGGTGGATGCGAGGGAGCTTCTTCTGCAGCTACACTAGGAAGGGACCGGGCTAGTTCATCTACGACCTTGTTTTTTGGGGGAGGACCTCCCGGATCAGATTCTGCCGGATCGCAACTGCCTCCCAAACCTGGACTTGACGATGAAGCGTTCAACTTTTAA
- a CDS encoding protein kinase, putative (curated by M. Parsons, P. Ward, J. Mottram), whose product MPAGMCSVDVAELNQITMGKKLGSGSFGSVYAGILPSGQFVAVKELELAEDSPTNTEVEVHKKLVHENVIRYLHSRIDNESTPKRLYLYLEFVTGGSVSSLMKTLPNGHLPYPVVRVYSRQMFSGLEYLHRNKVAHRDIKGDNLLISMDTGIAKLADFDQAKVMTTYGTLRQAATSTLAGTPYWMAPEVITDENGYDPFKADIWSAGCTVAEMITGRAPWTPMANVMHIMNKLAMSTGWPDAIPKDPNALGSQEAYDFLDLCFRRTVAERPDAATLLQHPFLKV is encoded by the coding sequence ATGCCCGCAGGCATGTGTTCCGTGGATGTGGCTGAGTTGAACCAAATAACGATGGGTAAGAAACTTGGTAGCGGGAGCTTTGGCTCAGTATATGCCGGCATCCTTCCCAGTGGGCagtttgttgctgttaagGAGTTGGAATTGGCGGAAGATTCCCCAACTAACACCGAGGTGGAGGTTCACAAGAAGTTGGTGCATGAAAACGTCATTCGATACCTTCACAGCCGCATCGATAACGAGAGCACGCCCAAACGTTTGTACTTGTATCTCGAGTTTGTCACTGGCGGCTCCGTTTCGTCGCTCATGAAGACTCTCCCCAATGGTCATCTGCCGTACCCAGTGGTGCGTGTGTATTCCCGCCAAATGTTTTCTGGATTGGAATATTTGCACCGGAATAAAGTTGCTCACCGTGATATAAAGGGGGACAACCTGCTTATATCAATGGACACAGGCATAGCAAAGCTCGCCGATTTCGACCAAGCGAAGGTTATGACCACATATGGAACTCTTCGGCAGGCGGCGACATCCACGCTTGCAGGCACTCCTTACTGGATGGCCCCAGAAGTTATTACGGATGAGAATGGGTACGATCCATTTAAGGCGGATATTTGGTCGGCTGGGTGCACGGTTGCCGAGATGATTACGGGTCGTGCACCGTGGACACCCATGGCTAATGTGATGCATATAATGAACAAACTCGCCATGTCCACAGGTTGGCCCGATGCTATCCCAAAGGACCCTAATGCCTTAGGATCGCAGGAGGCGTACGATTTTCTTGACTTATGTTTCCGTCGCACCGTTGCGGAGCGCCCCGACGCTGCAACGCTCTTGCAACATCCCTTCTTAAAGGTCTAG
- a CDS encoding aminopeptidase, putative (curated by J. Mottram) translates to MSRPEGEEGKIEEWEDVDEQAEEEEEDTTINNSDVVMRYKKAAVWCNETLQVLLDAIVPGAKVYDLCKLGDETIAKKLRTMFRGTEKGIAFPTCISLNNCVAHNCPSPGDDAASQVVQLGDVVHVDLGIHIDGYCAQVAHTVQVTENKELGSDEKAAKVITAAYKILNTAVRKMRPGTNVYEVTEVIEKAAAHYGVTPAEGVLSHMLKRYIVDSFRCIPQKKVAEHLVHDYTLEAGQVWTLDIVMSSGKGKLKERDLRPSVFKVALDSKYTMKMESARELQREIESKYGTFPFAFRNLETKKARLGLSEMVKHSAVVPYPVLYEKDGEVVGHFKVTLLVTAKKIEVVTGLKMQKAPELPPYTDELLLTTSKLPFSLEKKRKE, encoded by the coding sequence ATGTCTCGGCCAGAAGGTGAGGAGGGGAAGATTGAGGAATGGGAAGACGTGGATGAACAAgccgaagaggaagaagaagatacCACTATCAACAACTCTGATGTCGTGATGCGGTACAAGAAGGCCGCTGTCTGGTGTAACGAGACGCTGCAGGTTCTTCTTGACGCCATCGTACCTGGTGCAAAGGTTTACGACTTGTGCAAACTGGGTGATGAAACGATCGCGAAGAAGTTGAGGACGATGTTTAGGGGCACAGAGAAGGGTATTGCCTTTCCCACTTGCATTTCGCTGAACAACTGCGTGGCGCACAATTGCCCATCTCCCGGTGACGATGCAGCCTCACAAGTGGTGCAACTTGGTGATGTTGTACACGTTGACTTGGGCATTCACATTGATGGATACTGTGCTCAGGTAGCGCATACGGTACAGGTGACGGAAAACAAAGAGCTTGGTTCGGATGAGAAGGCAGCGAAGGTAATTACAGCTGCTTACAAGATCCTTAACACTGCTGTGCGCAAGATGCGTCCAGGCACAAATGTGTATGAGGTAACAGAGGTCATCGAAAAAGCTGCTGCTCACTACGGCGTAACACCCGCGGAGGGAGTGCTTTCGCACATGCTGAAGCGCTACATTGTGGACAGCTTCCGCTGTATTCCCCAAAAGAAGGTGGCTGAGCATCTTGTCCATGACTACACTTTGGAAGCTGGGCAGGTGTGGACATTGGACATTGTCATGAGCTCTGGAAAGGGCAAACTGAAGGAGCGGGATCTTCGTCCCTCCGTCTTCAAGGTAGCCCTGGACAGCAAGTACACCATGAAGATGGAGTCGGCACGTGAGCTTCAGCGAGAGATTGAGTCAAAATATGGAACATTTCCTTTTGCCTTCCGCAACTTAGAGACGAAGAAAGCTCGCCTCGGTCTATCGGAGATGGTAAAACATAGTGCCGTTGTTCCGTACCCTGTGCTCTACGAGAAGGACGGCGAGGTAGTTGGGCATTTCAAGGTGACGTTGCTCGTGACAGCCAAAAAGATTGAAGTTGTGACTGGCTTGAAAATGCAGAAGGCGCCAGAGCTTCCTCCATACACCGACGAATTGCTGCTGACAACGAGCAAGCTTCCGTTTTCGCTAGAGAAGAAGCGCAAGGAGTAG